A window from Pseudomonadota bacterium encodes these proteins:
- a CDS encoding DNA-binding response regulator: MVSEVPIRIVMVDDHAVVRDGMKSLLELDGFAQVVATATTAEEAVATLRRVTCDVVLLDIGLPRSDGIWCAAAIRATNPAQKILVLSMHTDEDVLRQALDAGVNGYILKSASFDEVKRALADVHAGHLYVEPRLAGLLLTRSQKRADSAEERTLARGLSDREREVLALTARGRTNQEIAAALGLSLNTVKAHLKNIYRKCGVNDRVQVVLCALRMGIVDPAEVKQG, encoded by the coding sequence CGATGATCACGCCGTTGTGCGTGATGGGATGAAGAGCCTGCTCGAGCTCGACGGCTTCGCGCAGGTGGTGGCCACGGCCACCACGGCGGAGGAAGCGGTGGCCACCCTTCGTCGCGTCACGTGTGACGTGGTGCTGCTCGACATCGGCCTGCCGCGCAGCGACGGCATCTGGTGCGCCGCCGCCATCCGCGCGACCAATCCTGCGCAGAAGATCCTCGTCTTGAGCATGCACACAGACGAAGATGTGCTGCGGCAGGCGCTCGACGCGGGCGTCAACGGCTACATCTTGAAGTCGGCGTCGTTCGATGAGGTGAAGCGCGCCCTGGCCGACGTGCACGCGGGGCACCTCTATGTCGAGCCAAGGCTGGCGGGCCTGTTGCTCACCCGTTCGCAGAAGCGCGCTGACTCCGCCGAGGAGCGCACCCTCGCGCGGGGCCTGAGCGATCGCGAGCGCGAGGTGCTGGCCCTCACCGCCCGCGGGCGCACCAATCAGGAGATTGCCGCAGCCCTGGGCCTCTCGCTCAACACGGTGAAGGCGCATCTCAAGAACATCTATCGCAAGTGCGGGGTCAATGATCGCGTGCAGGTTGTGCTGTGCGCCCTGCGCATGGGCATCGTCGATCCGGCCGAGGTGAAGCAGGGGTAG